From a single Anomaloglossus baeobatrachus isolate aAnoBae1 chromosome 4, aAnoBae1.hap1, whole genome shotgun sequence genomic region:
- the LOC142302744 gene encoding olfactory receptor 1G1-like: MNDCPNGSSKQEFLIVAFSMSSLGQLQLFFVILIIYFITMLGNLTIILLVCLVPKLHTPMYFFLGNLAVVDVTSISTSVPKLFFITLTQDHRISFGSCMTQLFFYILCGDGEVFMLTLMAYDRYVAICKPLQYYMIMRKNVYIVMAASSWLLSALNSLLHTLLTVFLQFCSSHDINNFFCDLNSLTAITTTDIHSLKAFMLFELSGNIAQCVIIIVSYIFIFSAILKIRSSAGRMKAFSSCTSHIITVILFYGPSMFLYLKSDSENSKDQDMLLSMLYVVVVPMLNPLVYSLRNKEVWGAIVMLANKKMFTFIKG, translated from the coding sequence ATGAACGACTGTCCAAATGGAAGCTCCAAACAAGAATTTCTCATTGTCGCCTTCTCAATGTCATCACTTGGCCAACTTCAGTTATTTTTTGTAATTCTGATTATTTATTTCATTACTATGTTGGGGAACCTGACAATCATTCTTCTTGTGTGTTTGGTACCAAAGTTACACACCCCAATGTATTTCTTCTTGGGTAACCTTGCTGTTGTTGATGTCACGTCCATCTCTACTTCTGTCCCTAAACTCTTCTTTATCACCCTGACTCAGGATCACAGGATCTCTTTTGGTTCATGTATGACACAGTTATTTTTCTACATACTTTGTGGTGACGGTGAAGTTTTCATGTTGACATTAATGGCCTATGATCGCTATGTCGCAATATGTAAGCCCTTACAATATTACATGATAATGAGAAAGAACGTGTACATCGTAATGGCCGCTTCTAGTTGGCTACTTAGCGCTTTAAATTCTTTATTACATACACTGCttacagtttttttgcaattttgttcTTCTCATGATATTAACAATTTCTTTTGTGACCTCAATTCCCTAACTGCTATTACCACTACTGACATCCATAGTCTGAAAGCCTTCATGCTCTTTGAACTTTCTGGTAACATTGCACAATGTGTAATCATCATTGTCTCGTACATCTTTATCTTCTCGGCCATACTGAAGATCCGTTCCTCGGCGGGACGTATGAAAGCGTTCTCTAGCTGCACCTCCCACATTATCACCGTTATATTATTCTATGGACCAAGTATGTTCTTGTATTTGAAATCAGACTCAGAAAATTCAAAGGATCAGGATATGTTGCTGTCTATGCTTTATGTCGTGGTAGTTCCAATGTTGAATCCTCTGGTCTACAGTCTGAGAAATAAAGAGGTTTGGGGGGCTATTGTAATGTTAGCAAATAAGAAAATGTTTACATTTATTAAGGGATAG